The genomic DNA GCCGACCGTCGCGCTGAGTCTGTCCGAAGACTTCGATGGCGACGGTCACGTCGCTCCACGCGAACGTCAGGAGGTGAGGCGCGCCCGCATGCTCGACGGTCTGCTGCGGTGGGCTACGGCGTTGCGGCCATTGCGAGACACGGCCGACGAACGGGGCGCTGATACCGGCGACAAGACGACGCGGCCGGCGCTCCACCGGCCGGGCGATGCGGCGAGCGCTGATGGTGCCGTGACGGAACTGGTGGGACAGCTGCAGAAGGGACTCGATTCGGACGACGCCGATCTCTACGACAGCTCGTACGCCGAGGACGTGATGTGGGGCGGCCCCTACGGCGCGGTTCTCGCCGGCTATGCGTCCGTGAACGTCGCGCACCATTCGATCTTGGACGCGTCGGGTGTGGCGACGTCCCGCTACGAGGTGGTGCAGACCTCGGCTCCCGCGCCCGACCTGGTCCTCACCCACGTCCGCCGTCGGTCGCTGGCGGACGCCACGGACGGCGGGCCGGACTTCTCCGAGATGGCGCTCTACGTCCTCGTCCGCCGCGGCGGGCGCTGGTGGCTGGCGGCGGGGCAGAACACCCCGATCCGCGACAAGGCTTAGATGCGGTCGACCCCTAGGTCGGCGCCGCGATTCCCTTGCCGAGCATCTGCCGAGGATGCTTACTGGTGTTGGGAGCCGCGCTGTGGAAGACGTGCAGGTGGGCGATGACGACGTCCCCCGGCCGTCCGGTCAGTTCCACGACCTCGACGGGTAGCCCGTCGATGTCGTGCGACCGGCCGACGAGTGAGCGACCACCGTCCGGCTGATTCGCACCCTCGAGAAGCTGGGCCAACCACGGGTCATGGCGCATGAAGGGACGCCAGTTCGTGGCGCCTGCGCCGGTACCCGGAGGGAGATCCTTCCGGTAACGATCGACAAGTCGGTGACTGCCCGGAAGCAGCATCGTGCCGCCGCCTTCGGGTCCGACGTCACCGAAGAACGCGAACAACTTGACGGAGAACACCGGCCAGGTCGGCTGCTCGAACCCACAGTCCATGTGCCAGCCGTCGGGAAGGGTCCAGGGACCCGGACTCGGGAACGTGACGAGCAGCTGCGCCCCGGGCCTCGGATGAATCCACCCGCCGACGCCGAAGATCGCGTCGAGAGCGCCGCCCACGGCATCGTTGTCGGTCAGCGGCGCGAAGGCGCGGTTGCCCTTGAGCCCCTTCCAGCTGAGCGGTGGCTGACCCTGAGGCCAGGTGGTCGGATCGTCGATCCGCAGGCCGGCTGCTTTCCGTTCGGCGTATCGCCACGCCGCGCTGCGCATGGCGGCCGCTTCCTCAGGAGTGAAGGCCGCATCCAGCCGGACGACGCCGGTGGCATCGAACTGCTGTCGAACCTCGGCCGCATCCACGAAAAGCCAGTGTTCCGCAGCGGGCTCCCCGGCCGCACCCGCATTACTCCGCGTCAGGGGTGCGGGCGGATGCTGCGTACGGCGTCGGCGATGTAGCTGTTCTCGATGTAGATCATTCCGGCCTGCTCGACCAGCGCCAGTGCCTGCGCGGATTCGTCCGGAGAGGCTGCGCATCCCCGTGGATCACGCTCGCCGGAGTCGTCGCGACCAGTCTGTCGCCAGACCGC from Mycobacteriales bacterium includes the following:
- a CDS encoding NAD(P)H-dependent oxidoreductase; translated protein: MVRSTESAVRVAVIAGSRRPNNRSKAVADWVRAGAPDTAEVTVIDLDDIALPTLAEPSPPAFGEYTLPHTREWSALIAGYDAFVLVSPEYNHSTTAALKNALDHLYFEWHDKAVAFVGYGLDGGVRAVEHLRGITAELGMAGVGPTVALSLSEDFDGDGHVAPRERQEVRRARMLDGLLRWATALRPLRDTADERGADTGDKTTRPALHRPGDAASADGAVTELVGQLQKGLDSDDADLYDSSYAEDVMWGGPYGAVLAGYASVNVAHHSILDASGVATSRYEVVQTSAPAPDLVLTHVRRRSLADATDGGPDFSEMALYVLVRRGGRWWLAAGQNTPIRDKA
- a CDS encoding phytanoyl-CoA dioxygenase family protein produces the protein MDAAEVRQQFDATGVVRLDAAFTPEEAAAMRSAAWRYAERKAAGLRIDDPTTWPQGQPPLSWKGLKGNRAFAPLTDNDAVGGALDAIFGVGGWIHPRPGAQLLVTFPSPGPWTLPDGWHMDCGFEQPTWPVFSVKLFAFFGDVGPEGGGTMLLPGSHRLVDRYRKDLPPGTGAGATNWRPFMRHDPWLAQLLEGANQPDGGRSLVGRSHDIDGLPVEVVELTGRPGDVVIAHLHVFHSAAPNTSKHPRQMLGKGIAAPT